The following coding sequences lie in one Arachis hypogaea cultivar Tifrunner chromosome 9, arahy.Tifrunner.gnm2.J5K5, whole genome shotgun sequence genomic window:
- the LOC140175029 gene encoding secreted RxLR effector protein 161-like, protein MGRPIAQLEYASAIGSLMYAMHYTRPDIAFAVCKLSRFTGKPSNKHWKAITRVLGYLKKIINLGLHYSDYPAVLEGYSDTSWITNLSDNKSTSGWIFTIGGGAISWA, encoded by the coding sequence ATGGGAAGACCTATAGCACAATTAGAATATGCTAGTGCTATAGGAAGTTTAATGTATGCAATGCATTATACTAGACCTGATATAGCATTTGCTGTGTGCAAATTATCAAGGTTTACAGGAAAGCCTAGCAATAAACATTGGAAAGCTATAACAAGAGTTCTTGGTTATCTCAAGAAAATCATAAACTTGGGATTACATTATAGTGATTATCCCGCAGTTTTAGAAGGTTATTCCGACACAAGTTGGATTACAAATCTTAGTGACAACAAATCCACTTCAGGATGGATTTTCACCATAGGTGGTGGAGCAATAAGTTGGgcctaa